Part of the Streptomyces sp. Edi2 genome is shown below.
GGCTCGAACATCCGGTCCACCTCGTAGTGGCTCGGCGCGACGGGGAGAACCCAGGTGTCCGCGTAGCGCATCGCACCCCGGGCAATCCGAGCGTGGTCTTCGAGCTGTGGCACGTCGATGAGGACGACGTCCACGCTCCCGTGGATGTCCGGGATCTTCCGGTGAAGGTCCGGCTCATCCATGCCGACGACGGGCCAGGGAAAGCCCCCTGCGCGGTTGTACGCAGCCAGTGACGACCGCCCCGAGTCCGCATCCACCAGCAGGGGCTTGAAGTTCTCTTCGTAGAAGGCTTGCCCTGTAAAAACGGCGGTGGTCGACTTCCCCACCCCCGGTTTCAGGTTCAAAAACGCCCATGACATCACCATGCCACTAGGGTACTGCGCATACTGACATCAGTACCGAACTGCCCAGGAAGGCATCACTCATGACGGAAGTCGCCCCCACCCGATGGGTGCCGCCGGACCCCCGGGAACTGCCGGAATGGCGCGCGCAGCTCGTTGACTACACCGCGTCGGACCCGTCCAACATCATCAGGCCAGTAGGACACTGACAGCACTGGTAGCCAGTGCCGCACTGAACGCCAACGGCCCGCCTCCCGAGAGGGAGAGCGGGCCGAAGCGTTACCCAGGCCCAACCGGCGCGGGTACCGTCCTGAGTGTCTACGTCAGGACGGAGTCCATCATGCCGCAGTGGTCTGACTACAGCACAGGCGAACGAATCAAGATCCTCCGAGCAGAACGCCGGCAAACCGAACTCGCCGAACAGACCGGCCTATCGGTCGTCACCGTCCAAAAGGCCGAGCAGGACAAAGCGCTGACCCTTCCGACCCTCCTCAAGCTGGCCGATGCCATGCACGTGGACGTGTCCGTGATCCTCGGCCAGCAGGCACCCCGCCGATCCATGGACAACGCCAGCCGCGCCATGCTGCGCAAGTTGGCCCGCACCGTCCACGACACCGCCGCCGGCCTCCTCCCCGAAAGCACCGAGCCCGCCCCCGTCGCCGATCTCAAGGACGCCACCCGCCGCGCATGGGACCTGTACTGGGGCGGGGAGTACATCGAACTCGGCGCCATCCTCACACCGCTACTCAGGGAAGCCGCCGCGGCCGTCCACGACGCGCCCGCCGACGGCGCCGCCGATGCGCTCGCGGTCCTGTCGGACGCGAACCAGATCGCCGGGTGCGCCGCGAACCTCCTCGGTGCCCGTGACCTCGCGTACGCCGCGGTCGGCCATGCCCGCACCGCTGCTGCCAAAGCAGGAGACCCGTTGCGGTCGGCCCGCGTCGACTCCGCCTATTCGTGGGTGTACCTGCGAGACGGCCGGATCACCGATTCGCTCACCCTCGCCCAACAGGCCGCCGCCGAGGTGGAGCCGCGGTATTCCGACGCCACCCCCGAACGCCTCACCGTCTACGGCAATCTGCTCACCCACTGCGCAGTCACCTCCGCCCGCCTGGACGACGCCGACCGCGCCGCCGAATTCCTGTCCCAGATGCACGCCGCCGGCGCCCGCCTCGGACAGGAATGCGACTTCCACGGCGCCCGGTTCGGACCGAGGACCGCGGCGACACAAGCCGTCGGCATCAACGTCACCACAGGCCAGACCGGCAAGGCGTTGACCCTGATCGAGTCCATCCCCGAGCCCGCGCTCGGGTCGCTCGCGGCGGCGGCCCGCAACCGCTACCGCCTGGACGTGGCGATGGCGCAGGCAGACGCACGGATGTGGGACGCCTCGCTGGACACCTTGGAGACCGTGCTGGCGCAGGCCCCGCAGTGGGCGCGACATCAGGCGCTGCCTGGCGTGATCGTGGAGAAGATCGGGCACGCGTCCACGTCGCGACTGCGCAGGGTGGCAACGCTGGTGGGGCAGCGACCCGTGTTGGGCGGCTTCGATATGGCGACAGTCAAAACTGCGCTGTAGCGGACGACTTGGGGCCGTTGACGGCTCAACAGTCGCACGGGGCGGACGACTTCACCGCTGATGGATTGCCGAAGTCGTCCGCCCCGTTTCTTCATGATCGCAGTCTGTAGCGGGATGGTTACTGCCATGGATGCTGAGACCCCCCGCCGCGTACCCGTCGCGCTGTACGTCTGCACGAGCGACCAGGACGCCGCCGAACTCCTCACGGACTACTGCCGCCAGTACGCGCACGCCCGCGACTGGGACGCCATCGAGACCGTGACGGACACCGACCGTCAGGCCCCGTTGATGTCCCGCCCCGGCTGGGTGCGCCTTCTCACGCTGCTGTCGGACGGAGCAATCCGCGGAGTGGTGACCTACAGCCCGGCTATGGTCGCCGTCCCGGAAGGCGAATACGAGTCGGTACGCACCCTGATGCGTGACCGAGGCGCGTTCCTGGTAACCGCCCGCGCCACCACGGACGACCCGGACACGCCGCCGCGCCGCACCCCCGCCCAGACCGCGCGCCGGCAGAACATCGCAGACGTGGCTTACCGGGGCTGCGGTGCCGACTGGGAGGTGACCCAGTGAGCACACAGAGGCAAGAGACCACGACCAGCGCCGGGACTGGCGCGCACTGCCGGGCGGTGCTTTACACATGCTGCCGTCGCCGGGGGGAGCGGCTGGCCCCGGAGGAGCAGGCACGCGCGGAAGCACGGGCGTATGCAGCATCCCGAGACATCAAGATCGTGGAAGAGGTCACGGAACCGTTCGGCGAGCCCGACCCTGAGAAGCGCGCGGGCTGGCAGCGCGTCATGGAGCTGGCCAAGACGCACGAGATCGATTGCGTGCTGGTCCGGTGGCAGTCAGCCGTTTCTCCGCGTCATGAGCTGCGTTACGAGGCGGACCAGGCTCTGAGGGCGCACGGCGCGTCGGTCCGCTACTACTGGCCGACACCCCCAGGTGAAGCGCGCGAGGTGATCCGGCCGTGAGTGGCCAGCACGCGGCGGACCGGCCGTCTCGTCCGGGCGCTGCGGCGCTGCTGCTCGGTCTCCTCGGTGCCTTGCCACCTGCGCTGATCGTGGTGCCCCGCGCTGTTGCCGCACCCGCGCCGGTGTCGGTGTCCGTGCCGGATGTCGCGCCGGAGGAGTTCGCAGCCGGCCCGCAGATCTCCGCAGCCAGCCGAGCCGAGCCGCTGCGCGCGTGTCGGTGCGGGGAGCGCCCCGCCCCCTGATTCCGGCGGTGCGCGATGACCCGTGACCTCGCGCACCGCCGGTCGCTACTCCGCTCCGATCACACGACGGGCAGGCCCCAAAACAGGGGCCTGCCCGCCGTTGCGCCCCGCCGCACTTGGAGGGGCGCGGCGCGGCCCGGTCGCGCTGATGCGGCCGGGCCATGGCATTAATGGTCTTTCTCATGATTATTCCCTTACTGTCCGATTCGAACCCTGCCCATGGCTTTCCGGGCCGTTCTGAGGCTCGTTGCAGTGCGGTACTGGCCCTCATGTTTGCGGCTCGTAGATGACCGCGCGGCCGTTGCTGCTGTTCCGTGTGGCACTGATCGCAGTGGCACACGGAACTCTTTCTGATCTCTCCAAGACGGTCCGGAGTGTGCACGTCCGCGTATGAGCTCGGAGGGGAAAACGGCGGTGTTCCGGATTGTTCCGGAACGCGTTCCGTACCGTCCGGAACGCTTATACCCGCTCTGACCTGCACTGTTCTGCGTGTTCCGGTGTTCCGGAACTATGAGTAGGTGTACCCCATCAGGTGAAGCGCTCCCGCTCTCCCTGATCGCTGGTGTAGTCTCATCAGTGAGGTACTGAAGT
Proteins encoded:
- a CDS encoding recombinase family protein, which translates into the protein MDAETPRRVPVALYVCTSDQDAAELLTDYCRQYAHARDWDAIETVTDTDRQAPLMSRPGWVRLLTLLSDGAIRGVVTYSPAMVAVPEGEYESVRTLMRDRGAFLVTARATTDDPDTPPRRTPAQTARRQNIADVAYRGCGADWEVTQ
- a CDS encoding helix-turn-helix transcriptional regulator; its protein translation is MPQWSDYSTGERIKILRAERRQTELAEQTGLSVVTVQKAEQDKALTLPTLLKLADAMHVDVSVILGQQAPRRSMDNASRAMLRKLARTVHDTAAGLLPESTEPAPVADLKDATRRAWDLYWGGEYIELGAILTPLLREAAAAVHDAPADGAADALAVLSDANQIAGCAANLLGARDLAYAAVGHARTAAAKAGDPLRSARVDSAYSWVYLRDGRITDSLTLAQQAAAEVEPRYSDATPERLTVYGNLLTHCAVTSARLDDADRAAEFLSQMHAAGARLGQECDFHGARFGPRTAATQAVGINVTTGQTGKALTLIESIPEPALGSLAAAARNRYRLDVAMAQADARMWDASLDTLETVLAQAPQWARHQALPGVIVEKIGHASTSRLRRVATLVGQRPVLGGFDMATVKTAL